From Osmerus mordax isolate fOsmMor3 chromosome 7, fOsmMor3.pri, whole genome shotgun sequence:
TcctgtctggctctctgtctctgtctgaagTTGTTCAGCTGCAGGGCCAGGGTGATAGCCAGCTGCAGCAGGGAGACCACTCCTAGGACCCTGTAACTGTTACTGATAGCCTGGTCATCACCACTCACACTCTGCACCCGCAGCTGACAGGACAAAAAAACACGTTATGGGCCTTTCTACCTTTTAAACTCATACAAACGAGCCACACTGCACTACCATGAACGATATGTCCCTTTACTAACACTAGTTCAGTATCCCCGAAAAGCATGATCTGGGTCAGTATGCTTAGGTAGAGCTTAGACTAAGTGTGACAAGGATAAAACAGTATGGCACTATGAAGTTACCCACATAGCTGATACCCGATGTCCTCTTCCCCAGGTGGTAGAAGGCCCCACTGATGTAAAACAGCGCTACATGGACCCTGTGGAGAAGAGTGAGGCCCTGTTGGAGGGCGAACACTGCTGGGACACACGCCTTCCTCTGGGGCTCCGTCAGCAGCCCCACAGCCCTCCGTACCCAGGTCTTCAGCCACACTGCGGGGCTCCAAGGGCTGGAAGCAACTCTTctgccagccccctcctccccagcttcCAGCTCATTCTCTATACAGACCAGGACCTTGTCGAGGAGGTATGGCACAAATGTATGGAAAAAGACCAGGAGACCTCGCCTAGTGCGAGAGGGGATCCGACGCTTGGTGGGGTCCACCTGGACGATGTTGACGTACTCCTCTCCTAATGTCTGGTAACCTGAGCAACACATTGAGAAGATTTGAGCAGCCATAATCATGCATACCATCTCCAATCTTTCGGTCAGACCAAGAGCTTGTTTGTACGGTACACAATGGTTGCTTGACTTGTCTGTATCAGATGTTTGGTTATACAAGGTTAACTATATCTGGGCTGATAGAGAAGAAAGCTTTCACGCCTACCGACTTTAAAATGCACATTCGTAGAAGCTAGAGAAGTGAAGGATATTCACCTGCAAATGTAGTTAAGCCATAATATGCCAGATCTGAAAGCAGTTCAATCTCCTTCCTCCAGTCCAGCCATCTCTTAGATCCTGCACGGGGAGAGATTAACAAATATTCTAGCTAAAATGAACTCTCCATCATGATGGAATGGTATCGCTGTACCTGAAGCGGCGACATAACCTGACAGAGTATACATACCTGCAAGAGTCTGGAAAGCTTCATTTGCGTTGTTCCTCAGACAGTTCTGATAATATTCATCCTTTTGACTTGAGCGAATTAATTGAGGCTGGTTTGCAGGAACGAGAGGCATCGCTTGGTTGTACCAAGCTAACTGTACAACTCTGGGCAGTATGTAGTTACCTACTGTAGTCTTGGAAGTTGGCTAACTAGCTTTTGGCAAGTAAGCGGGGAGTTTGCTTACAACATAGTTTAACGAAAACGAAACCATGACATATActtacatacagcacacactttAGGGTTAACAATAGGCACACCTAAATATCTCACGTAACTTCGGTGTTACTCTATTTAGAATATCCGATAAATTAGCAAGATAGCCAACTTTCCGGAAACCTTTGAAATGCATTGACAAGTGTCACTATCTGCCACAGCGCCATTTACCGGTTGGAGGTGTGTCGCGCACTCTGTTGACTCTCAACAAACTACATTTAAAACACTGATATTTGACAATAAAATTATTGTTTTCCTTGCTTGCAACCTACAACGTTACCTGTGGAACGCATTTCTTTACTTAGGCGGCAGCTGCGAGCATCCATACATGCACCATTTATCAAAATAATTTCTTGAAAACGGTATCCGACTTGCATGGACGCCATCTATAATTGACATGGGATTTTAATGTCTGATAAATTAAGTGGAAATAAATCTTAATTTAGACTATAGCATTTATACAGTTAACTTGTGCTGCTCTTTTTACTGTTTAGAGTTGCAGAACCAGTTTCTTTGTCCCATGAATGGAGTTTACTTATTCGCTCACCGCTAGGTGAGCACCACCTCTATTTCTGCTGCCCACTCTTACTGCACCTTATTTCAAAGTACTCACTGAGATTAGTTTACAAGCGTTGGTTGTAAAAAGAATACAAACAAGGAAGTCATTTTACAGTGAAGGAGGAGTTACATTTTCCTCTACCAAATTGTGAGATACCTGTGACTTCTTGCAGATGATAGTTTGTACAGGGGAAGCAGCATGTGAACGGCTAATGGACTAAACACTGACCCGGCATGGGGAAAATATGAAGTTCTACCTGGAGCACAAAGGTAGACTACGTGAAAGGTAAGTAAACTTACGTTTAAGTAGGCCTACTCAAAGGTACGCTTTGACAATAGTCTCAAAAATACCAATACTAGCCTATTTATTATTTACAATATGATTCACCCCATAGAGTAGGATAAAGAGGACTATAATATGTCCCATAGGAATTTAGGCAAGACATCTTTGCTCAGtccaaaaaaaacatgcagaaaTATGAATCCAACTACTGAACTGTAATTAAACCAATGTAATAGTATTGGATGCTTTGATCACAGGGATGGAAGGATTAGTcattgatgtgtgtttgtaaaatTACATCCTCAGGAGACGACACACAATGGGAAGGAAGTGTTGGAGCCAGAGCAACACCTGCAAAAGAGATAGACCACAGTTGTTTTGGTGAAAGGTTAGTTTCCATAGTGAACTCGGGTGACATCTGTTTTAGGGTGCATGTAGACTGACTCAGGGCTTGGACAGACACTGCCTATTTAATCCTGCCCAACAAGGCAATGTTGTAGACGATGGATATGATTACAAACTACAGTCACCACACAgactcccacgcacacacacaagcacacacacaatcaaacacacttTCAAAATAGTAAACAAGTTAGGGGAAAGAGTTGAGCATTGCTGAGCTTTGAGTACTCAAAATCATTATTTAATAGAAGATAATCTTTTAAGCATAAAACAATTTTAAAGCAGTTTGCCTTGCCAAGTTCAGAGCCCATACCTTTCTTGTATCAGTTCTTAAGAGATATTTGTTTTACATTGTGGCGTCATAAAGTGTCAAATGGTCCCATGCCCAAGGCAGTCCCTAGAGGACTTTGCCCTCTAGAATATCCACAGTATGAAGTAAATGCAACCTTATGTgcgtgactgtgtttgtgtcctgaTTGTATATTTATGAAGGAATAGCTGCAGTTGACTAAGAAATAAGATGTATGTGGGAAGACATGGAGTTTGAGGTCTGCATCGAATAGTTTATTATATTGAATAAAAGAATAACAAGTTGTAATAATagacataacatttacatttagaactgttaaaaaaaatctatatttttACATGACAGGAGGGAATATTATTAGCCTATGATAAACAAAGATCCTTCCTAAAGAATTATATTTCTGTTACTCTGACCTTTTCTGAGTAGTGAATAATTTATTTTTCCTCCCACAATATTGTACATTTCATCTGactttgtgtttgtttaacCTTTTCAAATACCTTCTTGATAGCTCAACCTGACAGTCTATATGTCTGCTACTCACGAAGAGGAAAATTGACAAAATCCTCATGAAAGTATAACTGAGTATAACTGAAACAGCTACTAGCTGTTTTTCCACcagagtttttttttctcaatgcCTTATCTAAAACTAAGTTCCTATCTTGACACTCAACAGCCTTATCTAGACAAAACAAAATGTCTGGCTACAGTAGATTTAGATGAATAGATTTCAATTAGATACTTTATTTTCACAAAGACAATGCCAAGAGATTGAAGTTTAATCTAATCTCAGATCTCAACTTGGATATAATAACACGTTACCTTCAACTTTTCTTTGAATCTTATGAAATGCAGACTTTCCCACTCACTAATTAAATATGATTTCTAATAGAGAGTTCAGCTGTTTCAATACCAGATCACAGGCCAACCGTACCCAGATTCCACCTAACCTTACCCCACCTagtatccctccatcctctaacCAAGCCCAGGCTTCGCCCTCACATGTCCCGTCTGTGTTGTTGACGTATAGAGCAGGGAACACCCACTGTGTGGACAAAGCGTGTTCAGATTTCAACTTCCTGAAGCAGCTTTGaggagcgcgtgtgtgtttgtgagtctaCTGCTTATGGTAGATTGCTTGTacatgaatgtgtctgtgttaggAGATTGTGCTctgaaaacgtgtgtgtgttttacaacaAACATAAGCTGACAAGGGAGATAGTGGGCCGGTCGTCACCCTATCTAATTCTCACTGTAAGGGGTAAGTGAAATtggtgtttccctctctctcactcttttcttTATTTATCTCTTTGTAatataattaataataatatatgagATAATGCTGTGTATACAGCTATTTCATTTTTTAACACCTTATCCAGAGGGAAAGTGTCTTTTAATTCAACCATGCTTTAGAAATCAGTTGTACCTGTAGCATACCTGTGGTAAAAAACGCTCCATTCAAATAGTATACACTATTGGTACAGTGCGGTTTCTTGTAACCCCAACCGCCTTGAATAAGAGGGCTGTTTCATTGGAAGAGCCGGTTCCAGATCCTTTTGTGGTGTGTCTTCTGAGCGGTGTCGATTTTCACCCCCTTTCAGCTTTTTAAAGGGTGAGTTTTGAGCACTGAAACTCAACACCCCCACCTGAGATTATTCAGATAAAATAAATCCAGCCCCTCTGAAAAGAGGAGGGGGCATCTGAACAAGATGCTCCAATTGCTCCATGGTTGTATTCAACTGAATGAAATGGGCGCAACATGAAAGGTTTGTAATGTAGGTTTGCAGAATTATTACTTCTGTCTACATGATAGCCATATGATTCTTTTAATTGCTCTATGGGCAGGCCTTGTGTAGATATCAAATATCTCCCACAGAACAAACAGATTAGCTTCTTGGTCGTTGTTGACCCTTTACGAGCGACTGCCATGTGCAGAGTGAGTCTctgatctgtctgctgttcatcAGTAGGTCTAGCCTCACAGCACCGCAGGCTAAAGGTGCATCCTCACTTGCCGTAAATCATCTTGAAACCGATGTATTTAGTGAAGTAACATTTCCAAGGGTGTCACCTAACAAAATATATGATGCTTCTCTATGCCTGGAAACTCTGATACAGCACTTGTTTTCATGTTGCCTTGGCTTTTGATGAACAGACAGGCTATTGACAATGTGTCAAGGAGTTTTATTGGTGGCTCTTGTAGAAATGGGGCTCCAGACCTACATGTTGGTCTTGGTAAGTACCTCATGGATCATGTCTAGGTCATTGGTTGAGCAACATCTTTTTTGACAGAGCCTAAATTCAAACAAGGTTTTTGTGAATTACGATGCTAATATCAACGATAGAGACCAGACAAGATTCTTCATTCACATTTTAATCCAATATAAATAAGATACCAGTCTTTTGAACAACTGAAAACTTTGGGGACATTTCTGTCAGTGTCAGCAGTCTGTACAGTGAAAACGCATTGTACAGTATGAAACCCATTGTGTGTTCCCCATGAAATAATGATTCTgaagaaagtgaaagaaaagGCCATTGTACTGTGGCACATTAGCTTCCGTCCGTGACTTGTGTGtattgaaaaacacacacacatcaagcagttggtgtgtgtgtctgcgtgtgtgacagACTAAACACACTCAACACCTCTCCTTTACCTGCCCGTTATTCTTTAAAGAAACTACAAACCTATAGTCACTGcaagacaaaacacagacaTCCTACTGTTCTTCCACAAGGAACACTGAGTCACATAGCAACGCCTCCATTACTAATGCTGCTCATTCAAGATGCCATTGTGGACAGACATGTCTTTAGTCAATCGTAATTTATTGCTCTTTATACCTTCATGATGTAATTGTTAAAACAAGTAGCATTGTTGTTGTGGAGGTGTTAAAGAACAAGCATGGAATGGCATTTCTGCTTGTCTTAACATGCCTGTGGACCATTTGTCCATCCTGAGAACAAGGAGTGTTACTAACATCATAGTAGTACATGTGTGCTAATATGCTCAGGGTCACAGCATTCTTGTACACTCCTAACATTTCCATCGAAATCTGAGGAAGAATGCTGGCTTGTTGCAAGTTTAGGTGAGAGGTGAAAATGTGTTTACTGTCCCTCCTCTAATAGGAAAGTAAACTTCCTGGGCCGGCCTGACGGTTGGTGAGTAAGACCCAAGGTCCTCCCATGTATGGATGTGTCATACTTTTGGCAAGAGATGCTTGGTGGATTAGATGAGGTGCCTCTGCACATGTGTTCAGAAGACCAACtaccacacactcacgtacctgtacacacacacacaccccaacatgtCCAGACCTGCACTAAAGTCAACCTCTGCTCACTCTGACCGCCCACCTTCAACAGTTCTGAACATGTTGTGGCccatcagccagccagctaaccaACCCCACAATGCTCATTCCTTGATGCCTGGAGCAGAGCACAGCATCATCCGCTGCCTGTCCTTCTACTGTTTTACCTGGGGACTTTCTAGTGGAGTAGTAACAGTGTATCTGATAATCCACACTATCTGTGCTTGGATTAGTTGTTGATAGGTCTGGTGGAAGGTGAAAACACGAAGGTAGGTGAATAGGTTTATGTGGGTTCAAGCTGTCCTTCAACTGTTGGGTGTTCACTAAAGAATGGCTTAGCTTGAATCCTGAtcttgtggatgtgtattttgTCAGGAACCAATGTATGAAAAACAGTTGAAAAAATTACGTACAGTAATGTAATTTAAAGGTAAATGGTTTCTTCATTATTCAGGCTTAGATACAGCAAAGCAATATCCTGTCTAATCCACCTTAAATTGAATTCAAATGCAAACAAGGTtatagagagagcaaggagagggGGCCAAATTAAAATAGAATCAGGTACTGTGGCCCCTGAGAGTAGCAAAATAATCAGTATAATTACTGATTACTGAGTGCTCAAGTGCTAAAAGGACAAATGATAAATTGGTAGAAGCGCCCTCTAAATAAATAGATTATAACCCTCCTTGCCTACATCCCCACCTTCACCACTTCTCATTGCTGCTATTTATTTTACCCTCATTTATTAATGTGATAATTATCAGTTACATAGTTGTCCCTGGGTTCAGGGGAGTTTGTGGTATTTGCAAAGTGTAATAAGGAATTGTGTTTACATCCAGTTCTTGTGTACAACTTGCCTCCCTAATACATTCTGTTTTTCTTCTGTGTCTCAGCTGGTGTTTGGTAACAGACATTCACTTGCTATAAATAGCGATTTGAACCCCCTCCGAAACTGTGTGGGTCTTTTGAAGATTAAAGGTGTTTTTCCAGTACTTGTTTATTTGGAAgaaaatgtaatattttattCCATGTGCCTGTTTTTGCATCTGAGAAGATTCCTAGTTCAATTATTTTGCGCTTTATGAATAACTTGTGATTCAACAGTATTATTACCATATagcttctccctttctctgtctcttgtctatggctctctctttcctattctGTGACCCCTATGTTTCTCTTTCATAGGCCAACCTAAATCTGTATTAAAGTTGTGTATGACGTGCTTTTCAGTTAGCAGTAAGTGAATTAGCTTCCTTGACTAGACTCTGTGTGGCCAGATATACTCACATGATTTGTCTTATCCAGAATAAAACGCTAGTTGAAAGAAATATAACATGACTTCTCTACAAAACTAAATTAGGGTTGTAGCATGGCACATGGTTTCAGTAAACACGTGCTATGAGACACAAGCTTGGGCTTCTTTTCCTTTTTGTATGAATTATGTGGTTGATACATAGTCAGTAACACCAGCAACAGTGAATACAGCATTCGGAAGGAGAAGGGGTTGTTGTAATGTATTTCTGGAATCAGTCCGTGTTTTGGGTATGTATAGTTGTACTGTTATGCAAGCAATGATGCAGATGTGCTtgttttgtgttggtgtgttaacattgtctgtctgtgtggttcgCAGGTGTCTAGGTCATTGTGGCCTGTCTCCTCCCCAAGCCCCTAGGCTgcaccagggttgggaaccagaGGCTGCCACCAGGCTGCCAGCAGGCTGCCACCAGGCTGCCACTAGGCTGCCACCAGGCTGCCACCAGGCTGCCACCAGGCTGCCACCAGGCTGCCACCAGGCTGCCACCAGGCTGCCACCAGGCTGCCACCAGGCTGCCAGCAGGCTGCCACCAGGCTGCCACCAGGCTGCCAGCAGGCTGCCACCAGGCTGCCACCAGGCTGCCACTAGGCTGCCACCAGGCTGCCACCAGGCTGCCACCAGGCTGCCACCAGGCTGCCACCAGGCTGCCACCAGGCTGCCAGCAGGCTGCCACCAGGCTGCCACCAGGCTGCCAGCAGGCTGCCACCAGGCTGCCACCAGGCTGCCACTAGGCTGCCACCAGGCTGCCACCAGGCTGCCACCAGGCTGCCAGCAGGCTGCCACCAGGCTGCCACCAGGCTGCCACCAGGCTGCCACCAGGCTGCCAGCAGGCTGCCACCAGGCTGCCACCAGGCTGCCACCAGGCTGCCACCAGGCTGCCAGCAGGCTGCCACCAGGCTGCCACCAGGCTGCCACCAGGCTGCCACCCCTCCTACATCTGCTGTTGCGCCCTACCTGGAACAAAAGGActattgttcttttttttgttggccCCTGATCTACCACTGTGGGACTAAACCTGCAACCTGGATACATCCACTGCTTTTCAGAACCACTCATTTTTGGAAGACTCATTCGTTCTGGGGGCATTATGAGACAAGATATTATATCTTGTATTTGCAGTTGCcctgaatttggaatataatcTTCACGCGCAAGAGTACCTTACTATATAAATTCAACCCTAAACATTGAGTTGATCGTGCTTAGGGTTGGTCACTACACCTGGGGTCACCATGGCGACGGACTCTCCCAACCCTTCTCTGAGATCCAATGTAACCGTGACAACAGATGGTGACTCTTTTGTGAGCACGATCAGTCTTCCATGCAGTCACTTCCTCTCTGCCAACGTCATCTGTGTTGGTGAGTAAACCACTTGTTTGATGTTGATTCAGGACACACTGTGgcccactgctgtgtgtgtaaaatatatGTGTGAGTTTTATCTGTTGCTTTACCCAAAAACATACACTGTTATTAAGACAACCAATCTCAACTGTGCTGACAGACATTAGTGATCGCACAGAGGAAGCTTTTGTCTTAACAAAGAAACCCGGTGAATggaatgatgtgtgtgcgtgtgtgttatggGCTTCCTTCACATCTGTCAACGCTGTTGATGATCAGTATCTCTACAGCCCCAGGATAAGGTGCTAACCCATTGAACATGCTTTGCTATTCTGatgttgtgtgtaggtgtgggcaTTTGTTAATTGATGTTATCACATCTTGTGGTACACATATTGCAGATCAAACAGTAGACCCATCACATACTACCCCTACTCTGCCAGGAAGTTGCTTTGAAGATTAACAGTTTTTAATAGGATATTTATCAGTCACTCATTCGAATGACCTTCTCCTTTGATTGTTCCCAGACATATTGATGTATCAAGTTCAATGAGTTGTTTACACAATGAAGAGATTTCTCACTGTGTGTGCTCTAAAAGACTTTGTCAATGTCCTCGTTAATCTCCTCATGTCGTGTGATTTCAGCCAGTGCTGTATGTAAGTACAGTATTAGCAGAAGATGAGGATGAGCCACAGTTAGCCCTGGGACCAGTCCTATTCCTGGTTTTCTGTGCTTTCACCACCACTACCATGAAGACCCTTGTTTTGATTTGCAGTGTTTTTATTCCCTGAATTTGTCAAGTAATAAAGAATAGACATTCCCAAAGGTTAAGCGTAGATTCATAGATGTGCATGTCGTCACGGTGCTCTCACTGAATGCAGCATAACTCAATATGTTACTAAGCCATGAGAGTCAGAAAAGCACGTTAGTTTTATTTATATGCATTCTGAAAAGGACACAAACGTCTCTGCAAGATGGTTGGAGGAGCTAGCTAGAGCTCTCAGCTTCAGAAGCGGAAACTATAGAAGCAAGCCTTCCCTGAACCTGTTCTCAATGTGTATGACACCTGGGTCAGACAGGACACTGCTAACCTGGCTAATGTCCATATCACTAATCACAGACCTGTTGTCAGGTTTAATGGAGCTGGGCAACTCAAACAGCGAGGTCTTCACATCTGCTCTCCTGGAGCACTCTGGACACTCCctagcagggggaggggggttaaaggggagaggagacagagagagacagaggcatgaAAGGAGAGATACAAATGTTCAGCTCaagatgaaaacaaaatacccc
This genomic window contains:
- the pex10 gene encoding peroxisome biogenesis factor 10 — its product is MPLVPANQPQLIRSSQKDEYYQNCLRNNANEAFQTLAGSKRWLDWRKEIELLSDLAYYGLTTFAGYQTLGEEYVNIVQVDPTKRRIPSRTRRGLLVFFHTFVPYLLDKVLVCIENELEAGEEGAGRRVASSPWSPAVWLKTWVRRAVGLLTEPQRKACVPAVFALQQGLTLLHRVHVALFYISGAFYHLGKRTSGISYLRVQSVSGDDQAISNSYRVLGVVSLLQLAITLALQLNNFRQRQRARQEWKLHRNLAPSPPQPVDPVSHRPSRCILCLEERRHSTSTPCGHLFCWECITEWCNTKMECPLCREKFQPHRLVYLRNF